DNA sequence from the Sceloporus undulatus isolate JIND9_A2432 ecotype Alabama chromosome 4, SceUnd_v1.1, whole genome shotgun sequence genome:
GAAAACAATTCTTTGATGGAGTACAAAATATAATATACACTGAGGTACCCTTCCTGTTCTTTTTAAAGGGAGAGAAATACCATACATTCATATTCAGAGCTTTCTTGGGATCTAAAGCATACAGAGATAAGTTTCTGTGCCACAACTACAATAGCAGAAGAGACCAGGTCATCTCACTCCCTTTTGTTGCTGGACAAGGCAACCAAAAGAAGAGGAGTCCAGATGCGTATTGAAAATACATGGGAAACCTATAACAGATGTTTGTTTATAAGTAGAtaaatgggttttaaaaataataactccTCTTTAGGATATCAAATAAAGGCAGATATATACATGTATTAAAAAGTAAAACTTTACCCATAATATTTAAAAGAGACTCAACACTTATTTTTGCTATGCAAAGAATCAACTCTGTTCTAGTCTGCTTGTACAAGAAAGTTTTTGCTCATTAGAATAGCTCATATATGTCAGAAGTTAAATTTTGCACTGGACATATGGTTTTCCCAACATagggtctgtacagacaggccaaaataaagctgcttctggcctcttaggatgcatgcataatttaaacagcatacctccaaagtgatctgaagcagctttattttggcctgtctatacgggcTCATAGTCTTCATAGCAGAGAGAAGCATCTGAGGTTCTTTTGCATGATTCCTTTTGGGTTCTCTAGGTAGTGTTTTACTTTTATTAAATTCATTATTATATttgtctccctcttttctcccaaaattgggactcaaagcagcttacaatttaaaataaaagtacaaTTAAGAACATAccaaaaacaaactttaaaacagaattgaacTATTTACAGTATTATAACAATTCAAATCTTCAGTAGAAAGaacaaaacacaattttaaaagataaaaagcaataaaagcagttcggtttaaaacaatacagcaccccctggcccattctttaaaaactttctctactgtatttcaaaataaaaagtgTTTTGCCTGGGAAGGGTATTCCAGAATTTGGGAGAAACATCAAGAAAGCCCTCTTCTGAATCCCCACtaactatggcaggttacagactgccgaaatgcggcggtctcccgccgccgccagttgcagcgtccgggagccgcagcagccaaactgcgcgggtcccggacgctccgaggaaagagcgtggaaatcgcgctccttcctgggccccggaaaaaaCGTCACGAGGTGCTAATCGTGCACTCGTGGTATCACTTCTGGgacgccacgtgcggacgcagagcgtccgttacgtcaaaatggcggcggccgtgtggaacagggtaaggggcgtctggaagagacgcccctttttcaaaagtcctaaggacgtcccttatggcggtctgtaacccgcctatgctTGCTTGATGACTTAtttataaaaatctttaaaattatgGGAAATTATGGAAAAGGAAAGAGGTATCTTTATTCAAAGACTGACTGGGGAAAATACGGCATGTATTTATTGGATTAAGTTAACATAACTGCAGCAGGAGAACAGATTTATAGTGATGGCCATTCTTTCTAAATTACTGGAAGGAAAGGTCACAGATACAGTTATCCATATAGTTTAATGGCTGAATTATAATAGCACTAGGTTTACATTTTTGCCCCATAGCCTTCTATCTCttcatgttatttttctttttattcaaaaaatttctttatttaaatatatattacttttttctctttctttcaacattttttgttttttaggttTTGAAGCAATTTCTGTTAATTAAAAGATCACTGAAATATAGATAATAATGTTATCAGCTATTaagatattttttaatatttctattttgcTAAAATGTTTATAGAAATTAGTATAAAAATCTAAATTAAAGTGATAATAaaatatatagtatataataaTTCTTATTATAGTCCAATATATAAGAAGGAAACGTTATCTGagtattaaaaatgtataaatgttaTGTTTGTCAGTCATTTCTCTTACAATTACTGTATGTCACAATTTTGAACAGGATTTTGGCAACAATATTTTGtcatttgtttcatttgcatttttagcTCCTGAAAGTTACAAAATTCTCATATCAGGACATTTATAAACAAGGAAAATCTGGCTATGGTGCTGGGGATGGGATGCTGATTTGGTCCAGGAGCAACCAACAGATCAGTTTCTGATTGCTGGGGAAAAAGAGCCACTAGGCAAGGCACAAAGGACCACCAGACCCAGGAATCATAAAAAAATACTGCAAGGACACAACTGGCTAAGAAGTTTATTAAGGCCACCAGGGAAATTGAAATGTGTGGATGTTAGGCACGTGTTGGTCTGGACACCCTTCATAAGGAATTCTAGCAAAAGAATGACCAGTTATGTGTAACTGATGTCCAAAAGGCACATGGAAAAAGACACTCTTTCCCTAAAGAGCCATACAATTAAGTTAAAGTACATCTGCAGAAAAGACCTGCAATTTTGCAAACCTGCCATTATTTCCATTGTGAGGACATATGCAACATCTTTGTACATACTGGACTAGCTTTTTCTGTAGCGGAAATCAGCTGGGAATGAGttttaagaaaaggaagagggaaatagGGTGTACTTGGTAATAATTGAGTCGTATAATAAACGTAGTTTAGTAAACCATAAAGGTTCACAAACTGATTAGTATATCACTGATTAACATAAGAGCTAAAAGCATTCCTTATAGACAcctatgtgtgtgtacacactacCTTTCTTTTCACCCTTTTATAAATTAGATATGTTATAAAATGCAAATCAAATGCTCTGTCATACAGAAAGAAGCAACATGATATTTATTCAGCATACAATTTGCATTTCTTATGGCGCGTGCGtgggttgtgtgcctttaagtaatttttaTACCTCTgtcaaccctaaagtgaccctatcatgggttttttgggggcaaCATTTGGtcagagatttgccactgctttcccctgaggctgaaaccatgtaacttgccaaaggtcactagtaggtttcatggccgagcaagaatcaatccctggtctccagagttatagcccaacactcaaaccactacaccacattggctctcttctTATGCAAGAATATTTGTTCATTCCAAAAACAAGCAGGCTATAATGCTGTATCAATAGAGAGCAATGCGCAAGATAACACTGGTCAAATGTATTTCAGACCTGAAGATATTAATCTTGTCCAATTTTAGGAAAAAGCACACAGCATTTTGTCCTCCACCTGAAAAATACCCTCCTGGGGCTACCCTACAGAAAACCAGTAGCATTCCTCTGACAACATGCTGACAATCCTTGGTCAAGATAAAAAAGATGAGGATCTAAGCAACTGATCTTCAGGTTAGGAAGAACAGTATTAAGAATCAGGGCTTGATACAACATGTTGAGCAAAAACTCAGaatcctcctgggcagaaggacATATTAGTCAACATCCTGGctcttttcctcttctgtcaCTGTACGTCAGCCATGAAGCTATAGCCAGAGTAACTACTCACTAATTAAGGAACACTactcctctttgcatatcctcccaccctgaggccttgccatcagcaacagaacaatacacagattaacatggcaatcactcctccctaccctgggtcacacagtatgtatgtgtgtatgtgtgtacacacacacacacccaactctcttccatgccagcattctctgaagatgccagccacatatgctgtcAAAATGtcaggtataaactcttctagaacatggccacatagcccaaaaaccccacaaaaaactgtaggTCCatggcatgaatgtctagtcataactgatggtagggggcagtgctcatctctattactaaattgaagagccagtgttgtctgagaaCTACTCTGGTgctcatatggccagcatgactgcaccgaacgcttcCTTCctaccgaagtggtacctatttatctacttgcatttgcatgcttttgaactgttaggttgacagaagctggtaCTAGTGACAGGAGCTAGTCATGTAGcatttgggcctcgaactgccaaccttccaatcttctgatcatcagaactggcatcttaaccattaagccaccacatcccatggTCATATACATACAGAATATTTTCAATTCAAATGCTAGTTCAATCTCTATGTGCATTTTCAAGAATGACACTCCAAGAATTAATTCCCATATCTTCTCTGCCACTGACCTAGTGCTTTTTGGTGTAGGGCAGGGAGATGATATCTGTAGCATATTCTAGGGCCAGACACTGGCCTCCAGACCTAGTGTTGTCCACCCCTGCAGCATACCCTATTGTCCATATACtttaatttttcattaaaaatgaaaaccaagATTTTTAGGCTCTAACTAGTACTAGCTTCTGTATATTGTAGCACTTTGTAGCACTGAACTACAAAGTGAGTgttgggggggaggaagagagcaaAATGAAAGGAGTCAGAGGATGAATTGGCAGTAATACTGAAGAACTTAATCTGAATTTCCTATCAGAAATTGTATCAGAAACATGAGGCTTGCTGAACTTGGATTAATTCTAGAACCAAGACTTCTGTTCCTCCTGCACTTTTTACACTTCCCACTTTGAGTTTGTTCAGATGCAAATATGCATTATGGACAATGTACACTGTATAAGCTATTTTGCATTTGTGCCCTCTACCAAACCTTTACATCCATAGTAGCTCTGTGGAAAGAACATATAAAACAGAGCATCATTAGTGTAGCACAAGGCACAAAAATCTTTCTGACTGCAAAAAGCAAAGTTAACATACCAGTGGATTCCCCTTGTTTAATCTCTTCAGCAGTACGATCTATGAGGACATAGAGAGACCACACCACACAAGTGATAGCAATCACATGGAAAGTGACAGAGCACATGATCTTCCTTCGCTCACTAGGAGTCATCTGCAATTTCTCCCACTAGGCCAAAATACAGAAAACAGAACAAGGTTAGATCCTTTAAGGGGATTTTAGGACATCACAAAAGAGACACATTTCTTAGTATTTGTGTTGCTTCCAAGGCAATTAAGAATTATTAATACTAATGTTGAAGGGAACATTTATCACATCTATACTTTTAATAGCACACTGTCTGCAAAAAAAGTAATGAAGTAACTTGAGATAACAGACATTTTATATATGCTTCTGACCTCCACTTCCTCTAAGCTTCTTCCTTCCTTGTACTTACAGGCTCTGACAAAACCACATTTTGTCATTGTTGCAATCCAAGAAAATATCTACAAGATAGATCCTTTATTCCCTCAGAAAACTTTAGAATGTAGGAGGAAGGAaagtattattaacctttatttatgaagcgctgtaaatttacacagcgctgtacatacaatctttttaattagacggttccctgccctcgggcttacaattgCTCAAGCATCTCTGCTAAGCAGTGGATTCCAGAAAGACCTCTACCATATCAACCTAGCACCAACGCTATTTCCTGTGACTTTGAAGTTAGCAGTTACAATATACTTTAAGATGTTGAAAGGGCAGCACTGATATCATCCAGGTAGTATTTACAGCAATCCTGGAAGACAGGCCAATTACATTATCCTCATCTTATATTATCTTTACAGTCAGCAGGAGACGATgtaatccattattattattcacatgcTGACCTGAGGGCTAAAGTGAAGACAGAAGCTCATATCCCGCAGTCTTCGTATCCCTCTTCTATACACTTCATGTAAATACCTAAAGGAGTGTTCTGCAAATACATGTTTAGCAGTTCTCTCCAAAAGTTTCCGTCCCTGCACTAAATCAACAAATTAGATAGGAGCAGGGCAATTACATACAATGGAAGTATCTGCATAATAGGAGCTTTTGCTCAGACACAAACATGTCAAGGAGAGAGGCTATTCAGGTTATGTGACACCCAGTGAAGGGTTAGCTGTCACTGCCCTGCTCCCTCCACTCATTTGTACAACTCATGAGAAATGTCTGAAGAAGGGTTATCTCTTCATTTCTCTTGAATGCACACCTGCAGTGTGCCTCACATGCAGCTCCTCTTAACAAATGCAACACCTCTCTCACACACCTAGTTTCTCTCTGTTTCTGCAGCAGTGGCAGGCAGCGGCACCTCAAATACAGTCTAAAAGAGGCACCTCACACCCTCTGCAGTAGCAGTGATATCCACATACAAAAGCACTTCTTTTGGAACATCAACACCCACAGTAGAAGTACTCACAGTATGTCTCTGTGCAGGGGAAAAGTGCAGGTCACAGGTGCCCCCCAACCCATTTGTGACCCCCAAGACTTCAGGAccctctcattttttaaaaagcaaagcaacaCAGAAGATCATTCACTACAAAGACACAGGAAATGTGGTAGCTGAACTTTCTTTTCATCTCACAATCCACAAAATGGAGAAAACAAGCCCATCTGAAAGTCAATCGAAAATCATGTTAAAGAAGAAGCTGGAGGGAACTTCCAGTTTTCCTCTAGCTTTATTTTTGTTATCCTGTTGGGAAACGTGTTGGGGTGGACAGGGATAAAAACTGACCACTGTTGCTGGCACAGTTGCTCAGCACTGGTAGAGAGGAAGTGACCTCTATTTTTAAACCTCAGCAAGTCCACGTATCTTGTATGTCTTGGTGATATATCCAAATAAAGATTAACAGCTGCTTCAGATATATGTAATGTGAAATTCCTTGCAATTTAAGTGGCCCTGAGGGTTAATGAGAAAATACACAACTATTTATTTGCCCAACAATATAAGGCATTTGAGTATCAATGCTGTAACTTACTTTTCTCAATGGTTTCAGTTTGGTCTCCATGATGAATTCATATTTGCAGAGTTCACAGCAACGAGTGTCTGAGCTTTTGATCCACTGCTGCAGACAAGCCTGGTGCACAAAATTAAGACTTCCTGTGCAGTGACAGGGAGTGATTAGAGGGCTCTCATCATCTCCTTCACAATGGCATATCCTGTGTCAGGAGCATAACAATTTattaagagaaaggaaaaatgacCAGGACGCAaactaaaaaaaacaccatacagctGAAAATCGGAACAGTATGAATGAAATATGTAACGTTGTGAGATCATGCATGGTGAGCCAGCACAGATCTCCAAGGCTGCAATTTTGCTTCCAATGAAATAATATAAAACTGCACAGCACAGACTAATGTAAGTAAACACAAGCACTAATTTAGCTCTTGAGATTTTCTATAGGCTctagtccagagtccagtgcaGAGATGGGCAAAATATGACCCAGGAAGGCCCCTGCAATCTCAAGGCcttttttgtagacttcaattgTTTCACCTCAAGAAACTGGCCCACAGAACATTATAGAATACTCAAAGGGCACCATTCCTGGCTTTTTTCTAGTGATAGGCCAGCTTTGGCCTCAAGGCTTTTCTCAGAAattgtcacttctggttttgaaaaaggtTTCTCTAGGACTAAAACAGGGGGGTGGTGTGGTGGGAATGGGGCCACGTGTTGTTACTGGTTACTGGTATTGTAATTTGCCAATTTCTTTGGTCAAAAACTTTGAGAGTTGGCAGAGGGGTGGGGCTAGGTTCTCTGATCCTggaagttgcccactcctggccAAAAAGAAAACAGGTACCTAAAAGGCAAAAGAATTACATTTTGCATCATCTTGATAAGAGATCAGTGGTACTTATTGTAGTACTTTCCAGGACATAAACATGCTTATTCGGTCAAAAGAAAACGACATTTCTATAGAGAATAATTTAACTGAAATCATTACTGAATTCTACAACACTATGGGAACCAAATAAGTACgttttaaaatgctaaaaatgtcattaaaatgtCACTAAAGGATGGGGTTGAAATCAGTCCTAATTAATTTTCTCAACAAAATTTCTGGATACTAACTTGTGCTTGgctgttagaaaaaaaaatctcagcttGAATTCATTTTAGTTGATATGCCCCAGTGTAGTCTACATTCAGTGTAGAATGTTCCCTGTCCTCGAGAGGTTTCCTTTTAtctacttctactactactactactactcccaCTACTTCAGAGACCAGTTGATTATGCAACTCCATGAATCAGACTCCTTCAAGGAAATACACCAAAGTTCTGTTGACAGCAGGACTGAGATCATCATTCAAAATATCTGTTCCTATCAGAAGAGTTGGGTTACACCTCATTTCAAAGGAAAGGTATTAAATGCTACTACTATCCCAGTGAAATATTATAGGAAAAATGGTGGCTACCCAAGCTGACATCACTAGAAATGACAATTTTTTTTCAACCCCTTACAGAAAACTACTATTTCCACCACCATGATAAATGACCATTTATGTTCACTTTTGCCACCCTGACAAAACTTTCCACCCAAATCTTCCAAAACAGCCCCCTGCATTTGCTATCTTTAAAAAGGTCATAAAGTGAAGAAAGCTAAGCACTCATAAACTCAAGAGAGAATACCTTTGGCCCTATACTGCAAGCCTTTAAGCCACGTTGCACGTGACCCTCACAAACTGTTTGAAGGGGAGAGGACAAATTGCAGCAAGGAAAAAAGTGTGTGAATCCTGCTGCATACAGGAAAGAGTAGGTGTGGTTCCTTAGATCCAAGCCAAATTTCTCAAAACCATAGTTTATATAGCTGAAAATCCTGGGAAGCAATGGTCATCATGGGTAAAAAGCATCTTTCAGATACAGGTCTGAAGTGGTCATTCATAtgtttaaactgattttcttAAGATACTTATAGGTTAACTgttgaaaaggggaaaaattgaTACAAGTTTTCAAACAGCAACTCTGATTGTATGCTTAAAACAGTATCAGTAAGATGAGAGAGCAGCTCGCTCTTCAAATTGCACATattaaagcaagcaagcaagaatgGAAACACAAGGAACATAGCATTTGCCACAAAACTGGGAGGGAGTAGAAGAAAGTGGTTCCCCGTAAACCAACCTGCAAGCATCCCCAGATATGGATACGGGGGAGAGTGGGGAAAATTTTTCTGACAAAGGAGAAGGAGAGTCTAGGTCACTATCCTTTTCAACTGAACAAAGTGGTGCCCGCAGCTCTGCAATTTTCAGTCTCACAGAGGAACTGTCCTCAAAGACATCATCATCTCCCATGTCATCTGAACAGAAACCTGTGCTCTCTACTATCACACTGGGTGATTTCTTTGGTTGGAGGCAGCTTGAGTAGTTATCCAATTCATGACTGCTTACACTGGAGCtatgagagaaggagaaaaggcagTGCAGCAGTTTTTTACTTCGGGACAATTCGCTGTCACACTTGTCCTCCAGGAGAGGAACGTGTACTGCACTGTGGATAGCACTAGCCCCAGAAGTGCTCAAGTAATTTGTAGAAAGTGACTGGAAATAGGAGAGTTTGGAATTATTAAAAGTAAAGGGCCTGAGGTTGAACGGTTTCTTCTCTTTGTGATAAAATGTGTTAAGCCTTAAACACTGCTCCTGAGTTTGTGTCAGTTTGCCTTCTGAACATGTTCGTTCCACGTAGCTAAAGCTTTGAGTTGTGCTCTGAGCCTTCTGGTCCATATCACTGAGAGACTTGGAGAATTTCAGAGCTTGGGTAGTTTTTCCATTCTTAGACTTGAGACCATGGACACAATCATGCTCATGGAGGTCTTTCTTGGAAGCCTGCACCGTATTCTGACAGATTATTGTCACAGTGGACCCTTGAGTCAAAGAATTCTGGCAGACAGGATTTTTCAAGACAACAGCAGATTGCACTGGACTGTGATGACAACATTCAGAATACACTGCACTGGAACTGCATGCAGAACAGTGGAATAAAAGCACATAAAgtaaaaacaattattaaaaaggaATGCATACAATAATGTGAAGAAATGACAATTTCAGCAAGTGTGGGGATAGCAAACAGCAAGCAGAACAGAAGTTGCAAACAGCAGCATGAAACAGATTAAGTTAAAATGGTGGCATGATGCATATGATGCAATGCATGTTATGCCTATGTCTTTAAAGCAGGGCTGGACAAAggcatccctccagatgttactggagaCTCATCCCCACCATTTCCTACCACTGAGTGAGTTGGCCAAGAGAGATGGGAGCTGCATACCACTAATACCTGGAGAgatgcactttgcccactcttgctTTAAATGTATGTGTGCCTATACAGGCACATAAGGGAATGCCACTCAAAACACAACATGTATAGGGAAAGGCTGCTGAACTCTTCTCCTATGTGCTTACTCTCCCTCCAAAAATATTTCACTCTAGCTGCTATGGGACTCCATTAGGAAAAATAATGTCTAGGGGTACAAAGGAAAGGCTCTGAACACAGTTTCTACCCACAGACCCTGTTTGATCTGTTGTGCTTTAAAATGATCTCAGAGTGCCTGCATTGTTTTCAGTTTATAGGACACTGATACGATATGTAATGTACCCTACAGGTTGTGCTACCCTAACATCAAGTTAGTATTACATGCCAAAGTCTTCTACTGTTCAGTGCACCTTTTGGATGGGGAGGGATGTGTGGGGGGGTCCTGGAAAGCCTATTTCTAAGATTATTTTTTCTaaacttgcatttaaaaaaaaaactgcatatTCTAAGAGTGACATGATTAGGATAACTGTCTTGCAGAACCTTGTAGTCTGTGTATCTGATACTTGACATGACGAAGATGTACACGTGTAGACATCTTCTGTAGTATTTCATTGCAATGACACAGCCACTATTTTACCTGCAGATGTCCTGACTGGTTGGTGTGACAGATGTCTGAGAGAAACTACGAGGAGCAGAAATAGAGGCTGAACTGCCAGTctgcaagaaaaataataatcaggcTTTCAGATAAGTTTGACTGAGACTTTACATGTAACATTAAAATTCCTGTATCATGGTAGCATATATGAAGAAAGACTCTAGTGCATCTTTTATAGTGTGCTATAGATAAGTGACTGCTTTGTAAAGAcactattttgtattttgctgtaaaTGTTGAACCTCAGTGTTCTGTGGGCAAAAAACAACTATGGTAGTTCTGAAAACTTGAGGTTCATTCAGCATTGAGCTATACTACATAAAGAAACTCTTTGTATGGATCTACAATGAATACAGCACCTGAGTGCTTGAAACTACCTAATCAAATGGCCCATCATACTGTTCTATTTTTCCTTGCAAGTAATTATTGACTTTTGGATTTAAATGCAATGCCATTGTGGGTAATATATGTTCAAGTTCTCAAAGTGAATTGCTTCTACTACTCTTATCAACCTTTGTCAACAAAAGGTGTTTGCCTGCATCCATTGTCTCTCTCAAATGTCACTGAGTTAAACTTAAGATCTAAAAAGTACTGTGGGCATAACATATCACAATTGCCTGGACAGAAGAATTCAAAACAAATGGGTCTCTTTATATTACAGAATTGGGAATTCAGTAAAAACAGTGCTAAATATGCTCATATGTAAGTTCCATCTTAATTGGACTAACAATACatttctatgcatgtttacttgaaTGCAAATCTCAATGCATTTAATAGGGTTTAAGCTGGTCTAGAACTGCAGTTTAAATCATCCGCCACAGCTTTATAAACCTTCCCAGGGGCATCTTTCTGCTTTATTTGTCCTATCACTAAGAGAGACTAAGCTAGGCTATCTTTGTGACTGTGTTCTGCATGTAGAATGCTCTATAAACAGAgttctacatttatttatttttggcctaGTTTAAGGTGCACTGCATTTATGTTTTGAAATTATGTTCTGTTGTTGTGAAGATTATTCTGTTCTAATTTTAATTGGCTGTTTTGATATGAATTGTTTTTCCATCCCATTTTGGTCAAAAGGggagatataaatccaataaaacaaaagaaatgttaaatTGTATATCTCCTTTGATGCTGTAGGTGATTCATGAATATTTTTAACAATATCAACAATCACAATAATGTTGGTGCTGCCACTATTACTAAACACACAAATAGCATAGATTTTGTATAATAGGAATACGTATATTTCTTCATTCCCTCTCACACACTTGTTCTTGAACTTTGGCAAGATCACAGGTTAATAACAGATTATTAAGAGTGGTAAGTAGCTTACTGTGAAGGagttaatttctttattttacaTGCTACCTTTGTGGTGCCAAGGTGGCACTACCTAAATCTCTCAATACCTTTCACTCTTGTTCACtgtgtgccaccactgccatcagTTTGTCAAGAGGATGGCAACTATCCCACCAGCTTGCCACCTAATTTGTGATGCGACATTTGAACTCAGTTCTCACCTCTATTGCCACCTACACTAGAACTCTCTCTAGATGTCAGCCCTCTGGGCCTCTTATACCCCGCCACCTTCAGTTATTCATTGACAGTTATTCAGTGACAGCCATACACCCACTTTATGATGTATCTCAAACCTAACAGACTTTCCTATCTATTGGTAGCATTTTGAATGTGTTTCTTTAACCACTTCAGACAACTGCTTGAACAAACAATAGGACTTTATTTACAAATCTGGTTGAATTCAGTGTCTTTCTTAGAGGATAGCATTCAAGATAGacagtgtataaatactttagtAGTTACATGGTTTAGTAACTTCTTTTGCTTATCTTTGTAATTGTTTGTTTATAGCCTTATAAATGTTCCTTTACAGTCTAAGGTTTCACTGAAACTTTATCTATCTTCTGTATCTTTTAATGCTTCTGGCTatctgtgactccactagtcaccaagcACTTTATCTCCCACAGGATACTAtcacaacaatttaattaagaaCTTTTCTCGTCCCTATCTCAGGTACCTAAAAACCCTTTCCCActgcccctcacagcagcctaatCTTGCCTCAGTGGCTCTTAACCCTTCAGAGTACAATAAACATCTCCCCTAACATGGATACATAAGCCTCCCTCAATCTCCTTGGCTGTTAACCCCATCGAGTTCAATAAAACTCTTCCCTAACTAACTTCAAATATGCCTCTGCTTCTCTTTTTATACTCGCTCCTGGGAGtagcctccacctttcctagcttaAGTCTCGTTGGCTGTTCCCAACATTGTAATCTGCCTGCGTTCTCTCTACAGCTTGGTCTCACCGCAATCATTAATCATAAACCTGGTTTTCTTGAAAAATAAAACCTcttgttggatttcagctctcagaagccccaaACAGCAGGGTCATTAGTCAGATATTCTAGGATTCTTAGTTCAACAACAATGGGAAACCCAAATTTGAGAATCAACAAATTTTCCTAATttatatacagtcaaccctccttatccacagatgaGAAAGGGGCAGATATCCTCAATCCtcaatccatggattttttatccacagattcaagcactccaaaaaagtataaatttccaatagcaaaccttgactttctattttatataatggacaccattt
Encoded proteins:
- the LOC121928441 gene encoding uncharacterized protein LOC121928441 isoform X1, whose product is MNMPLHRISVIPARDVTFSRVSKSKAKGKEQTGSSASISAPRSFSQTSVTPTSQDICSSSAVYSECCHHSPVQSAVVLKNPVCQNSLTQGSTVTIICQNTVQASKKDLHEHDCVHGLKSKNGKTTQALKFSKSLSDMDQKAQSTTQSFSYVERTCSEGKLTQTQEQCLRLNTFYHKEKKPFNLRPFTFNNSKLSYFQSLSTNYLSTSGASAIHSAVHVPLLEDKCDSELSRSKKLLHCLFSFSHSSSVSSHELDNYSSCLQPKKSPSVIVESTGFCSDDMGDDDVFEDSSSVRLKIAELRAPLCSVEKDSDLDSPSPLSEKFSPLSPVSISGDACRICHCEGDDESPLITPCHCTGSLNFVHQACLQQWIKSSDTRCCELCKYEFIMETKLKPLRKWEKLQMTPSERRKIMCSVTFHVIAITCVVWSLYVLIDRTAEEIKQGESTGILEWPFWTKLVVVAIGFTGGILFMYVQCKVYIQLWKRLKAYNRVIYVQNCPETSKKNMFEKPMLTESNLENTDILASHLAETNSSHYVEPEDSRANILHI
- the LOC121928441 gene encoding uncharacterized protein LOC121928441 isoform X2, which codes for MLLFPEYLRAKLKGKNSSSAVYSECCHHSPVQSAVVLKNPVCQNSLTQGSTVTIICQNTVQASKKDLHEHDCVHGLKSKNGKTTQALKFSKSLSDMDQKAQSTTQSFSYVERTCSEGKLTQTQEQCLRLNTFYHKEKKPFNLRPFTFNNSKLSYFQSLSTNYLSTSGASAIHSAVHVPLLEDKCDSELSRSKKLLHCLFSFSHSSSVSSHELDNYSSCLQPKKSPSVIVESTGFCSDDMGDDDVFEDSSSVRLKIAELRAPLCSVEKDSDLDSPSPLSEKFSPLSPVSISGDACRICHCEGDDESPLITPCHCTGSLNFVHQACLQQWIKSSDTRCCELCKYEFIMETKLKPLRKWEKLQMTPSERRKIMCSVTFHVIAITCVVWSLYVLIDRTAEEIKQGESTGILEWPFWTKLVVVAIGFTGGILFMYVQCKVYIQLWKRLKAYNRVIYVQNCPETSKKNMFEKPMLTESNLENTDILASHLAETNSSHYVEPEDSRANILHI